From the Sebastes fasciatus isolate fSebFas1 chromosome 3, fSebFas1.pri, whole genome shotgun sequence genome, one window contains:
- the sp2 gene encoding transcription factor Sp2, which yields MSEQQDSMATTVAVSPSEYLQPSTASTQDTQPSPLALLAATCSKIGPPAAQVPVTSPPAQPQPRRLLPIKPAPIAPAPPKNLGFLSAKGNVIQLPAGLGSTAPGSPIVLTIQQSPARANTSAPANIQYQMMPQIQGAQTIQMMPQGGQIQLIPGTNQAIITTPMTVPAPNAATAPVTPQKTVAIKPSPKSRKPNNSAANMVQLPGGLTLPLHVATGEVGGTQFVTETAAAPPTPGKGRRGRKKKVVLAAYPPPQAASPPPEQMETILIEAGDNIIQAGNNLLIVQSPGQPAMVQQVQLVQSKPESQVVQIPQQALKVVQAASATLPPVPQRQSVPTSLQITQTEPTPTQILFKTASGEWQSVQIQDSVSPTTTPTTSVATTPTTSPPAGTKRTLAGGRKERTLAKIAPAGGMAGGMISLNTSQLSSATQAVQTISINGVQVQGVPVTITNAGGQQHLTVQAMQGGGLQLAATPGQPALQVDQTLTLELPGQPGEKKRRMACTCPNCKDADKRPGEVGKRKHICHVPGCEKTFRKTSLLRAHVRLHTGERPFVCNWVFCGKRFTRSDELQRHARTHTGDKRFECSQCQKRFMRSDHLTKHYKTHINTKNL from the exons AACAACAGGACAGTATGGCCACCACTGTTGCTGTCAGTCCCAGTGAATACCTTCAGCCCTCCACCGCTTCCACACAA GACACCCAGCCGTCTCCTCTGGCCCTCCTGGCTGCCACCTGTAGTAAAATCGGTCCTCCTGCCGCTCAGGTTCCGGTCACCTCTCCTCCGGCTCAGCCGCAGCCTCGCCGGCTCCTCCCCATAAAGCCGGCGCCGATCGCCCCCGCTCCGCCTAAAAACCTGGGTTTCCTGTCAGCCAAGGGCAATGTGATCCAGCTGCCCGCCGGCCTGGGCTCCACGGCGCCCGGCAGTCCCATCGTGCTCACCATCCAGCAGAGCCCGGCCCGCGCCAACACTTCGGCGCCCGCCAACATCCAGTACCAGATGATGCCGCAGATCCAGGGCGCCCAGACCATCCAGATGATGCCACAGGGAGGTCAGATCCAGCTCATACCGGGCACCAACCAGGCCATCATCACCACTCCCATGACCGTACCGGCTCCCAACGCCGCCACCGCTCCCGTCACGCCGCAGAAGACTGTAGCCATCAAGCCCTCCCCAAAGTCGCGCAAGCCAAACAACTCCGCTGCGAACATGGTGCAGCTGCCCGGCGGGCTCACGCTGCCGCTCCACGTGGCGACCGGAGAGGTGGGCGGGACTCAGTTCGTCACGGAGACGGCAGCCGCCCCTCCCACTCCGGGAAAGGGGCGAcgggggaggaagaagaaagtgGTTCTGGCTGCGTATCCTCCTCCACAGGCTGCCTCTCCACCTCCCGAGCAGATGGAGACCATCCTGATAGAAGCTGGCGACAACATCATCCAG gCGGGTAACAACCTCCTGATCGTGCAGAGTCCCGGGCAGCCGGCTATGGTGCAGCAGGTCCAGCTGGTCCAGTCCAAACCGGAGTCTCAGGTGGTTCAGATCCCCCAGCAGGCCTTAAAGGTGGTGCAGGCCGCctccgccacgttaccgcccgTCCCACAGAGACAGTCGGTCCCCACCAGCCTGCAGATCACTCAGACAGAACCGACACCAACACAG ATCCTCTTCAAAACAGCGTCAGGTGAGTGGCAGTCTGTCCAGATACAGGACTCGGTCTCCCCGACGACGACCCCCACCACTTCGGTCGCCACCACCCCCACCACCTCGCCGCCGGCCGGCACCAAGAGGACGCTGGCGGGCGGACGGAAGGAACGGACTCTGGCAAAAATTGCTCCGGCGGGGGGGATGGCGGGGGGAATGATATCGTTGAACACGTCGCAGCTCTCCTCGGCGACGCAGGCGGTGCAGACGATCAGCATCAACGGCGTCCAAGTTCAGGGAGTTCCTGTCACCATCACCAACGCAGGGG gCCAGCAGCACCTGACGGTTCAGGCGATGCAGGGCGGAGGGCTCCAGCTGGCAGCGACGCCGGGCCAGCCGGCCCTCCAGGTGGACCAGACGCTGACCCTGGAGCTGCCCGGTCAGCCGGGAGAGAAGAAGCGACGCATGGCCTGCACCTGCCCCAACTGTAAAGACGCAGACAAGAG GCCCGGCGAGGTGGGGAAGAGGAAGCACATCTGCCACGTCCCCGGCTGCGAGAAGACGTTCAGGAAAACGTCGCTGCTCAGAGCTCACGTCCGGCTGCACACCGGCGAGCGGCCCTTCGTCTGTAACTGGGTTTTCTGTGGGAAACGTTTCACACGCAGCGACGAGCTGCAGCGGCACGCCAGGACGCACACAG GAGACAAGCGCTTCGAGTGCAGCCAGTGTCAGAAACGCTTCATGAGGAGCGACCACCTGACGAAGCATTACAAGACTCACATAAACACCAAGAACCTGTGA